A region from the Aegilops tauschii subsp. strangulata cultivar AL8/78 chromosome 5, Aet v6.0, whole genome shotgun sequence genome encodes:
- the LOC109772268 gene encoding small ribosomal subunit protein bS16m/bS16c has protein sequence MVVRIRLARFGCRNRPFYRVMAADSRSPRDGKHLEVLGYYNPLPGKDGGKRMGLKFDRVKYWLSVGAQPSDPVQRILFRAGVLPPPPLLAMGRKGGHRDRNPIHPMTGRPLDLEGVTIVDDPNAAEGDAEAPTEPSLEA, from the exons ATGGTGGTCCGGATCCGGCTCGCGCGGTTCGGCTGCCGCAACCGGCCCTTCTACCGGGTGATGGCCGCCGACAGCCGCTCCCCGCGCGACGGCAAGCACCTCGAGGTCCTCGGCTACTACAACCCGCTCCCCG GGAAGGATGGTGGCAAGAGGATGGGGCTCAAGTTCGACCGGGTCAA GTACTGGCTATCTGTTGGGGCACAGCCATCAGATCCCGTGCAGCGTATCCTCTTCCGTGCCGGTGTTCTGCCGCCGCCTCCGTTGCTAGCCATGGGCCGGAAGGGTGGACATCGTGACAGGAACCCCATTCATCCGATGACTGGCCGTCCCTTGGATCTTGAGGGTGTCACGATTGTCGATGATCCCAATGCTGCTGAAGGTGATGCTGAAGCACCTACAGAACCTTCGTTGGAGGCGTGA
- the LOC109772267 gene encoding pathogenesis-related thaumatin-like protein 3.5, producing MGEPRHHCKLWLLLLALAPWLHASTGAATTFTIANYCAYTIWPGTLAGSGTPQLSTTGFELGPGQTVRLAAPPAWSGRMWARTGCVFDAAGAGVCQTGDCGGRMECRGAGATPPATLFEVTLGKGGGEDFYDVSLVDGYNLPVVAIPRALRGPGACNATGCLADLNRSCPTELQVVYGAGAIACRSACEAFGQDRYCCSGAYGTPAACRPTSYSSVFKMACPRAYSYAYDDSTSTFTCSADDYTVAFCLPTSGIKESDAVFLGAQIIGGRGTGAAEANDIAPPAYGNGGAGAYPPPTSDSYSGGGPGGAYLPPVYNYGPGGDRIPPAMRISSASTTTYIRPWLPLLLLLLCFT from the exons ATGGGAGAGCCGAGGCATCACTGCAAGCTATGGCTCCTCCTGCTGGCATTGGCCCCGTGGCTGCACGCATCGACGGGCGCGGCGACGACGTTCACCATAGCGAACTACTGCGCCTACACGATATGGCCGGGCACGCTGGCCGGCTCCGGCACGCCGCAGCTGTCCACGACGGGGTTCGAGCTCGGGCCGGGGCAGACGGTGCGGCTCGCGGCGCCGCCGGCGTGGTCCGGGCGGATGTGGGCGCGGACCGGGTGCGTGTTCGACGCGGCCGGCGCCGGGGTGTGCCAGACGGGCGACTGCGGCGGGCGCATGGAGTGCCGCGGCGCCGGCGCCACGCCCCCGGCCACGCTCTTCGAGGTCACGCTGGGGAAGGGCGGCGGCGAGGACTTCTACGACGTGAGCCTCGTCGACGGGTACAACCTCCCCGTCGTCGCCATCCCCCGCGCGCTGCGCGGGCCCGGCGCGTGCAACGCCACCGGCTGCTTGGCCGACCTCAACCGCT CGTGCCCGACGGAGCTGCAGGTGGTCTACGGCGCCGGCGCGATCGCGTGCCGGAGCGCGTGCGAGGCGTTCGGGCAGGACAGGTACTGCTGCAGCGGCGCCTACGGCACGCCGGCCGCGTGCCGGCCGACGTCGTACTCGTCCGTCTTCAAGATGGCGTGCCCGCGCGCCTACAGCTACGCCTACGACGACAGCACCAGCACCTTCACCTGCAGCGCCGACGACTACACCGTCGCCTTCTGCCTCCCCACCTCCGG GATAAAGGAGTCGGACGCCGTGTTCCTGGGCGCGCAGATCATCGGCGGCCGCGGCACAGGTGCTGCCGAAGCCAACGATATCGCGCCGCCGGCGTACGGCAACGGTGGCGCGGGCGCTTACCCACCGCCGACCTCCGACAGCTACAGCGGTGGTGGACCCGGAGGCGCTTACCTGCCGCCGGTTTACAACTACGGGCCTGGCGGCGATCGCATACCGCCGGCGATGAGGATCTCGTCGGCGAGCACGACGACGTACATCCGGCCGTGGCttccgctgctgctgctgctcctctgCTTTACCTGA
- the LOC109772266 gene encoding uncharacterized protein, translating into MDKLVQFGKKAWFVVRVMSGYEERRIRSYRLQLQQRLQQAQAKKKEIEKQPEQVILSEVRQVVQQMQALNQHLEEAETAIDEYFKPIDKNAQILTDMQMEKEERQMKEMLQVMRGQIQMQREIETMKAEASAVEPVDTQASATTAEIPPKQENTK; encoded by the exons ATGGACAAGCTGGTGCAGTTCGGGAAGAAGGCATGGTTCGTGGTGCGGGTCATGTCCGGCTACGAGGAGAGGAGGATCCGGTCCTACAGGCTGCAGCTGCAGCAGCGCCTCCAGCAG GCTCAGGCTAAGAAGAAGGAGATTGAGAAACAACCAGAGCAAGTTATTCTGTCAGAGGTTCGTCAAGTGGTTCAGCAGATGCAAGCTCTCAATCAGCACCTCGAAGAAGCT GAAACTGCCATAGATGAGTATTTCAAACCGATCGACAAGAATGCTCAGATCTTAACAGACATGCAAATGGAGAAAGAAGAGAGGCAAATGAAGGAGATGCTCCAAGTAATGCGAGGCCAAATACAAATGCAAAGAGAAATCGAGACGATGAAAGCCGAGGCCAGTGCCGTGGAGCCTGTCGACACCCAAGCGAGTGCAACAACGGCTGAGATTCCTCCGAAACAAGAAAACACTAAATAG
- the LOC109772265 gene encoding probable sarcosine oxidase produces MAAQPAERSFDVIVVGAGIMGSCAAHAAASRGARVLLLEQFDLLHQRGSSHGESRTIRATYPQPHYPPMVRLSRRLWDDAQRDSGYAVLTPTPHLDLGPRDDPAFLASVANGGATVLAPAAADAPRPAWAEAFRVPDGWAAASSELGGVMKATKAVAMFQALAAKMGAVVRDRTEVVDVARKGEGTTTTIVVKTANGEEFHGGKCIITVGAWTSKLVKSVTGADLPVQPLHTLICYWKVKPGHERELTTEAGFPTFASYGLPYIYSTPSMEYPGLIKIAMHGGPPCDPDGRDWAIGPGEDGLVEPVARWIDEVMPGRVETAGGPVVRQACMYSMTPDEDFVIDFLGGQEFGRDVVVGAGFSGHGFKMGPAVGRILAEMALDGESGTAAEAGVELRHFGIGRFDGNPTGNARSY; encoded by the exons ATGGCTGcgcagccggccgagcgctcgTTCGACGTGATCGTGGTGGGCGCGGGCATCATGGGCAGCTGCGCGGCGCACGCGGCGGCGTCCCGGGGCGCGCGCGTGCTCCTGCTCGAGCAGTTCGACCTGCTGCACCAGCGCGGGTCGTCGCACGGCGAGTCCCGCACCATTCGCGCCACCTACCCGCAGCCGCACTACCCGCCCATGGTCCGCCTCTCGCGCCGCCTCTGGGACGACGCCCAGCGGGACTCCGGGTACGCCGTGCTCACGCCCACCCCGCACCTCGACCTGGGCCCGCGGGACGACCCGGCGTTCCTCGCCTCCGTCGCCAACGGCGGCGCCACTGTGCTCGCCCCGGCTGCGGCGGACGCGCCACGGCCGGCGTGGGCGGAGGCGTTCAGGGTGCCGGACGGGTGGGCGGCGGCGAGCAGCGAGCTGGGCGGGGTGATGAAGGCGACCAAGGCGGTGGCCATGTTCCAGGCGCTGGCCGCCAAGATGGGCGCCGTCGTGAGGGACAGGACGGAGGTCGTCGACGTCGCCAGGAAAG GAGAAGGAACGACGACGACGATCGTGGTGAAGACAGCGAACGGTGAGGAGTTCCACGGCGGCAAGTGCATCATCACGGTGGGCGCGTGGACGAGCAAGCTGGTCAAGTCGGTCACCGGCGCCGACCTGCCCGTGCAGCCGCTGCACACCCTCATCTGCTACTGGAAGGTGAAGCCCGGGCACGAGCGCGAGCTGACCACGGAGGCCGGCTTCCCGACGTTCGCCAGCTACGGCCTCCCCTACATATACAGCACGCCGTCGATGGAGTACCCGGGGCTGATCAAGATCGCCATGCACGGCGGGCCGCCATGCGACCCGGACGGCCGGGACTGGGCCATCGGCCCGGGGGAGGACGGGCTGGTGGAGCCCGTGGCGCGGTGGATCGACGAGGTGATGCCGGGCCGCGTGGAGACCGCGGGCGGGCCGGTGGTCCGGCAGGCGTGCATGTACTCCATGACGCCCGACGAGGACTTCGTGATCGACTTCCTGGGCGGCCAGGAGTTCGGGAGGGACGTGGTGGTCGGCGCCGGGTTCTCCGGCCACGGCTTCAAGATGGGCCCGGCGGTGGGGAGGATCCTGGCCGAGATGGCGCTGGACGGCGAGTCGGGGACCGCGGCGGAGGCCGGCGTGGAGCTCCGGCACTTCGGCATCGGGCGGTTCGACGGGAACCCGACGGGGAACGCCAGGAGTTACTGA